In Helianthus annuus cultivar XRQ/B chromosome 3, HanXRQr2.0-SUNRISE, whole genome shotgun sequence, a single window of DNA contains:
- the LOC110931550 gene encoding uncharacterized protein LOC110931550 — translation MTMSKLSGFLELLKAPLKILSQNGKLMAITATVYLILYSISFFLYMLSANPFILDLMFKLMALASARPGTPDFTKLLVAIREDTGIFLGIEVAYMVIFFFVSLFAQTTVIIIASCYYTGNDFSLKELVLKVSKTWTRPFVTSLWVQLLALGYTSFFLLPFLVPSLVLFDHRTILITILIFLAIFFITFYIYLSVVWGLAIVVSVVEDSYGYSSLGKAKELVNGKRVHGFLLNLFFILVLVVIAIIGSKLSPAMPIVGGVIQILLMGTISMFQSMAYTGFYFQCKNDMTKSGGLEYSRIPAAPVLDQYIP, via the coding sequence ATGACTATGAGCAAACTTTCTGGTTTTCTGGAACTCCTGAAAGCACCACTGAAAATCCTATCTCAAAATGGTAAGCTTATGGCCATCACGGCCACTGTCTACCTTATACTTTACTCCATATCTTTCTTCTTGTACATGTTATCCGCCAATCCTTTTATTCTTGATTTGATGTTCAAGTTAATGGCCTTAGCCTCTGCGCGTCCCGGTACACCAGATTTCACTAAACTCCTAGTTGCCATTCGCGAAGATACAGGCATTTTCTTAGGGATCGAAGTTGCTTACATGGTTATCTTCTTTTTTGTATCGCTTTTTGCCCAAACCACAGTTATTATTATTGCATCATGCTATTATACTGGTAATGACTTTTCACTCAAGGAACTTGTTTTGAAGGTATCAAAAACATGGACTAGACCATTTGTTACTTCCTTGTGGGTACAACTTCTTGCACTTGGTTACACAAGTTTCTTTCTTTTGCCTTTTTTGGTTCCATCACTTGTACTTTTCGACCATCGTACAATCTTGATCACAATCTTGATCTTCCTGGCTATTTTCTTCATCACATTCTATATTTATTTATCTGTTGTTTGGGGTTTGGCTATTGTTGTTTCTGTGGTTGAGGATAGTTACGGGTATTCTTCACTTGGGAAAGCGAAAGAGCTTGTGAATGGCAAGAGGGTACATGGGTTTCTTCTGAATCTTTTCTTCATTCTAGTTTTGGTGGTTATTGCTATCATTGGATCTAAACTATCACCTGCGATGCCTATTGTTGGCGGGGTTATTCAAATTCTTTTGATGGGGACAATAAGCATGTTTCAGTCCATGGCTTATACTGGATTCTATTTTCAGTGTAAGAATGACATGACGAAGTCAGGGGGATTGGAATATAGCCGGATACCGGCTGCACCAGTTCTTGATCAATATATACCGTAG